CGCCTATTTCCCAAGACGCTTGATCGCGAAGAAATGGCTGCATGGATTGATCGGAACTTAAGCCGATACCAAAGTTACGGATATGGTGTGTGGGCCGTAATTTTGAGAGAGGGACAACAATTCGTCGGCGATTGCGGCCTGATTGTTCAGGAAGTTGACGGTGTCGAAGAACTGGAAGTGGGTTACCACTTCAATCGAAATTTCTGGGGGCTTGGACTGGCCACCGAAGCCGCGCGTGGTTGTATGGAGTATGCATTCCACCACCTAAACCGTAGGCGAATTATTTCCATGATCCGACCGGAAAACATTTCCTCCCGTCGCGTCGCTGAACGCAACGGGTTGAAGATCGAAAAAGAACTCTTCTGGCGCGGCTATCAACATTACGTGTATTCCATTGAACGAGGCTAAAAATCAGATGCTTGCATATTCGGAAAAAACAACTCAGGAACTGCTTGACCTGCTGATCACCGAAGAAGATCGCGTCACACTGGAACATATTCAAGAACTCGCCAAACGGGAAGATGCAATTGATCCCTTACGCGCATGGTTGGTGGACAAAAACCGCTGG
This Acidobacteriota bacterium DNA region includes the following protein-coding sequences:
- a CDS encoding GNAT family N-acetyltransferase, yielding MRLFPKTLDREEMAAWIDRNLSRYQSYGYGVWAVILREGQQFVGDCGLIVQEVDGVEELEVGYHFNRNFWGLGLATEAARGCMEYAFHHLNRRRIISMIRPENISSRRVAERNGLKIEKELFWRGYQHYVYSIERG